In Hemicordylus capensis ecotype Gifberg chromosome 3, rHemCap1.1.pri, whole genome shotgun sequence, one DNA window encodes the following:
- the LOC128351123 gene encoding claudin-34-like codes for MGDVVMNTVASTGAVLKIKKCLAEVSFLQLCAFFLSLSGWLMCMTSAILVQWRVWHFSNHYGGTSIAWIGIWEICRVDEDPSIDEQNRMNCTAFSNLHTFLPSEIIAAQNLMVLATIAGAVQTGFLSVAFSNIYRKEKQRKHVANLFLIAGLLNLSSGIGVFIPIVWNMVSVLSEVPIFFPEDFHLPHKPEYQYVGAALLVGLISAIFQILSGCFILRSKHLAVKKISAMATEASARASETTLCQKCSLSLVPKTPKPEESASVTIDSPLDVRRTENPSVIVQMDNFSEDVTNPREPVPSLPQSHIILVTPYIEPTVGDESK; via the coding sequence ATGGGCGACGTCGTAATGAATACCGTAGCGTCAACTGGTGCagtattaaaaattaagaaatgcctGGCTGAGGTCAGCTTCTTGCAACTTTGTGCCTTTTTCCTGAGCCTTAGTGGATGGCTTATGTGTATGACATCCGCAATCCTTGTCCAGTGGAGAGTGTGGCACTTTAGTAACCACTATGGTGGAACCAGCATTGCTTGGATTGGGATTTGGGAAATCTGCCGTGTCGATGAAGATCCGTCTATTGATGAGCAAAATCGCATGAACTGTACAGCATTCAGCAATCTACACACcttcctccccagtgagattATAGCTGCCCAGAATCTCATGGTACTCGCTACCATTGCGGGGGCAGTGCAAACAGGCTTTCTCTCTGTGGCCTTCTCCAATATATATAGgaaggaaaaacagagaaaacacGTTGCCAACCTTTTTTTGATTGCAGGCCTCCTAAATTTATCATCGGGAATAGGTGTCTTCATTCCAATTGTTTGGAATATGGTTTCCGTCTTGTCAGAAGTGCCAATTTTCTTCCCTGAAGATTTCCATTTACCACATAAACCAGAATACCAGTATGTTGGAGCTGCGCTTCTGGTTGGGCTGATTTCTGCAATTTTCCAGATCTTGAGCGGATGTTTTATTCTGCGCAGTAAGCATTTGGCAGTCAAGAAAATATCAGCAATGGCAACAGAGGCATCTGCAAGGGCAAGTGAAACCACTCTTTGTCAAAAGTGTTCATTGTCCTTAGTGCCTAAAACCCCAAAGCCAGAGGAATCTGCTTCTGTGACCATCGACAGCCCATTGGACGTGCGACGCACTGAAAACCCATCTGTGATTGTCCAGATGGATAACTTCTCTGAAGACGTGACCAATCCCAGAGAGCCTGTTCCATCATTGCCCCAAAGTCACATTATATTGGTGACTCCATACATTGAACCAACAGTTGGTGATGAATCTAAATAA
- the LOC128349266 gene encoding claudin-34-like isoform X1 has protein sequence MPEVQPYWTGLTRGARQRVPLPSTICKSAVSKMGDVVMNTVASTGAVLKIKKCLAEVSFLQLCAFFLSLSGWLMCMTSAILVQWRVWHFSNHYGGTSIAWIGIWEICRVDEDPSIDEQNRMNCTAFSNLHTFLPSEIIAAQNLMVLATIAGAVQTGFLSVAFSNIYRKEKQRKHVANLFLIAGLLNLSSGIGVFIPIVWNMVSVLSEVPIFFPEDFHLPHKPEYQYVGAALLVGLISAIFQILSGCFILRSKHLAVKKISAMATEASARASETTLCQKCSLSLVPKTPKPEESASVTIDSPLDVRRTENPSVIVQMDNFSEDVTNPREPVPSLPQSHIILVTPYIEPTVGDESK, from the exons atgccagaggtccaaccatactggacaggtctcaccagaggagccagacaaagagtgcctctcccatcaacaatatg TAAATCTGCAGTTTCCAAGATGGGCGACGTCGTAATGAATACCGTAGCGTCAACTGGTGCagtattaaaaattaagaaatgcctGGCTGAGGTCAGCTTCTTGCAACTTTGTGCCTTTTTCCTGAGCCTTAGTGGATGGCTTATGTGTATGACATCCGCAATCCTTGTCCAGTGGAGAGTGTGGCACTTTAGTAACCACTATGGTGGAACCAGCATTGCTTGGATTGGGATTTGGGAAATCTGCCGTGTCGATGAAGATCCGTCTATTGATGAGCAAAATCGCATGAACTGTACAGCATTCAGCAATCTACACACcttcctccccagtgagattATAGCTGCCCAGAATCTCATGGTACTCGCTACCATTGCGGGGGCAGTGCAAACAGGCTTTCTCTCTGTGGCCTTCTCCAATATATATAGgaaggaaaaacagagaaaacacGTTGCCAACCTTTTTTTGATTGCAGGCCTCCTAAATTTATCATCGGGAATAGGTGTCTTCATTCCAATTGTTTGGAATATGGTTTCCGTCTTGTCAGAAGTGCCAATTTTCTTCCCTGAAGATTTCCATTTACCACATAAACCAGAATACCAGTATGTTGGAGCTGCGCTTCTGGTTGGGCTGATTTCTGCAATTTTCCAGATCTTGAGCGGATGTTTTATTCTGCGCAGTAAGCATTTGGCAGTCAAGAAAATATCAGCAATGGCAACAGAGGCATCTGCAAGGGCAAGTGAAACCACTCTTTGTCAAAAGTGTTCATTGTCCTTAGTGCCTAAAACCCCAAAGCCAGAGGAATCTGCTTCTGTGACCATCGACAGCCCATTGGACGTGCGACGCACTGAAAACCCATCTGTGATTGTCCAGATGGATAACTTCTCTGAAGACGTGACCAATCCCAGAGAGCCTGTTCCATCATTGCCCCAAAGTCACATTATATTGGTGACTCCATACATTGAACCAACAGTTGGTGATGAATCTAAATAA
- the LOC128349279 gene encoding claudin-34-like isoform X2 — protein sequence MGDVVMNTVASTGAVLKIKKCLAEVSFLQLCAFFLSLSGWLMCMTSAILVQWRVWHFSNHYGGTSIAWIGIWEICRVDEDPSIDEQNRMNCTAFSNLHTFLPSEIIAAQNLMVLATIAGAVQTGFLSVAFSNIYRKEKQRKHVANLFLIAGLLNLSSGIGVFIPIVWNMVSVLSEVPIFFPEDFHLPHKPEYQYVGAALLVGLISAIFQILSGCFILRSKHLAVKKISAMATEASARASETTLCQKCSLSLVPKTPKPEESASVTIDSPLDVRRTENPSVIVQMDNFSEDVTNPREPVPSLPQSHIILVTPYIEPTVGDESK from the coding sequence GCGTCAACTGGTGCagtattaaaaattaagaaatgcctGGCTGAGGTCAGCTTCTTGCAACTTTGTGCCTTTTTCCTGAGCCTTAGTGGATGGCTTATGTGTATGACATCCGCAATCCTTGTCCAGTGGAGAGTGTGGCACTTTAGTAACCACTATGGTGGAACCAGCATTGCTTGGATTGGGATTTGGGAAATCTGCCGTGTCGATGAAGATCCGTCTATTGATGAGCAAAATCGCATGAACTGTACAGCATTCAGCAATCTACACACcttcctccccagtgagattATAGCTGCCCAGAATCTCATGGTACTCGCTACCATTGCGGGGGCAGTGCAAACAGGCTTTCTCTCTGTGGCCTTCTCCAATATATATAGgaaggaaaaacagagaaaacacGTTGCCAACCTTTTTTTGATTGCAGGCCTCCTAAATTTATCATCGGGAATAGGTGTCTTCATTCCAATTGTTTGGAATATGGTTTCCGTCTTGTCAGAAGTGCCAATTTTCTTCCCTGAAGATTTCCATTTACCACATAAACCAGAATACCAGTATGTTGGAGCTGCGCTTCTGGTTGGGCTGATTTCTGCAATTTTCCAGATCTTGAGCGGATGTTTTATTCTGCGCAGTAAGCATTTGGCAGTCAAGAAAATATCAGCAATGGCAACAGAGGCATCTGCAAGGGCAAGTGAAACCACTCTTTGTCAAAAGTGTTCATTGTCCTTAGTGCCTAAAACCCCAAAGCCAGAGGAATCTGCTTCTGTGACCATCGACAGCCCATTGGACGTGCGACGCACTGAAAACCCATCTGTGATTGTCCAGATGGATAACTTCTCTGAAGACGTGACCAATCCCAGAGAGCCTGTTCCATCATTGCCCCAAAGTCACATTATATTGGTGACTCCATACATTGAACCAACAGTTGGTGATGAATCTAAATAA